The following are from one region of the Coffea eugenioides isolate CCC68of chromosome 2, Ceug_1.0, whole genome shotgun sequence genome:
- the LOC113761690 gene encoding eukaryotic translation initiation factor 5-like, whose product MALQNIGASNSDDAFYRYKMPKMITKIEGRGNGIKTNIVNMVEIAKALARPASYTTKYFGTELGAQSKFDEKNGTSHVNGAHDTAKLAGLLEIFIKKYVQCYGCGNPETEIIITKTQMIQLKCAACGFVSDVDMRDKLTTFILKNPPETKKGSKDKKALRRAEKERLKEGEAADEELKKLKKDVKKKTASKDGPVKTSSSKKKAGGSDEDHGSPPRGRTVEKDEEEDDDDVQWQTDTSLEAARQRIQEQLNTVTADMVMLSTDEKEKKPKASDKARGSPKSTSPLSEELATTENGNNIHERLVQEVKALLKKGVAANQLHPSLSLLSGSAQEVMTALCEALLDGVEKGFAKEVVKKKSYFAAAVAQDESSQLLLLRALEQFCMKSNSAAVKEVALVLKALYDADVLEEEYIVQWFQEGRAGRNKDSAIWKNSRPFIDWLQSAESESEEE is encoded by the coding sequence ATGGCCTTGCAGAATATTGGTGCCAGCAACAGTGACGATGCCTTCTACCGGTATAAGATGCCCAAAATGATCACAAAGATAGAGGGCCGTGGGAATGGCATCAAGACTAATATTGTTAACATGGTTGAGATTGCCAAAGCTTTGGCCAGGCCAGCTTCCTACACAACGAAATATTTCGGTACAGAGCTTGGAGCTCAGTCCAAgtttgatgagaaaaatggaaCTTCACATGTCAATGGAGCTCATGATACTGCCAAACTAGCTGGccttcttgaaattttcattAAGAAATATGTTCAATGCTATGGATGTGGGAATCCTGAAACTGAGATTATAATCACCAAAACTCAGATGATCCAACTTAAATGCGCTGCTTGTGGATTTGTCTCAGATGTGGACATGAGGGACAAGCTTACTACCTTTATTCTGAAGAATCCACCTGAGACAAAAAAGGGATCCAAGGACAAGAAGGCACTTCGGAGGGCTGAGAAGGAGCGGTTGAAGGAAGGTGAGGCAGCTGATGAGGAACTGAAAAAGCTGAAGAAAGACGTGAAGAAGAAGACTGCTTCTAAGGATGGACCAGTGAAAACCAGTTCTTCCAAAAAGAAAGCAGGTGGTTCTGACGAGGACCATGGTTCACCACCCAGAGGCCGCACTGTTGAgaaggatgaggaggaggatgatgatgatgtccAGTGGCAAACAGACACGTCACTAGAAGCAGCTCGCCAGCGCATTCAGGAACAACTGAATACTGTAACTGCTGATATGGTTATGCTGTCCACCGATGAAAAAGAGAAGAAGCCCAAAGCTTCTGATAAAGCACGTGGGAGTCCTAAAAGTACTTCGCCACTGTCTGAGGAACTTGCAACTACTGAGAATGGAAATAATATCCATGAAAGACTTGTTCAGGAGGTGAAAGCCCTTCTAAAGAAGGGAGTTGCAGCAAACCAACTCCACCCCTCCTTATCATTGCTTTCTGGTTCAGCTCAGGAAGTGATGACGGCTCTCTGTGAGGCGCTTCTTGATGGTGTTGAAAAAGGTTTTGCAAAGGAGGttgtcaaaaagaaaagctaTTTTGCTGCAGCTGTTGCCCAGGATGAGTCCTCACAGTTGCTGCTGCTTCGTGCATTAGAGCAATTTTGCATGAAGTCAAACTCTGCTGCAGTAAAGGAGGTGGCTCTGGTCTTGAAGGCATTATATGATGCTGATGTGTTGGAGGAAGAGTATATAGTGCAGTGGTTCCAGGAAGGTCGGGCTGGGAGAAACAAAGATTCAGCGATTTGGAAGAATTCCAGACCTTTTATTGATTGGCTCCAGAGTGCTGAGTCCGAAAGTGAAGAAGAATGA
- the LOC113761104 gene encoding uncharacterized protein LOC113761104 isoform X1 — protein MGDHFVLLVDRLLTESTLEAAIQTNNRLQHLSSVANEDNVAKFSPLRMDTDVGTSLPKKLVECRICHDEDEESCMEVPCSCSGSLKYAHRRCVQKWCNEKGDTICEICRKSFKPGYTAPSPLTHYAGIARNFRNYPKSGWEISRRGLPNTEFIAMVSADGSFLDPDFDEHPSPSTRSLMCCRIVAIIFIVLLVLRHTLPIIIGGAGEYSLTLFMLVILRTIGILLPIYVMVKAFTAVQRCRHQQASRNSPLPTSNEENGLPIHQPPRHLTHMW, from the exons ATGGGGGACCATTTTGTGTTGCTAGTAGATCGGTTGCTAACTGAATCCACTCTTGAAGCTGCTATCCAGACTAATAACCGGTTGCAGCATCTGTCATCCGTTGCTAATGAAGATAATGTTGCTAAATTTTCTCCCCTTAGGATGGATACTGACGTAGGTACGTCATTACCAAAGAAATTGGTGGAATGCAGGATTTGccatgatgaagatgaagagtCATGCATGGAGGTCCCTTGTTCATGCTCTGGCAGCTTGAAG TACGCTCACCGCAGATGTGTACAAAAGTGGTGCAATGAGAAGGGGGATACCATCTGTGAGATTTGCAGGAAG AGTTTCAAGCCTGGTTACACAGCACCATCTCCATTGACTCATTATGCTGGAATTGCGAGGAACTTCAG GAATTATCCCAAAAGTGGCTGGGAGATTTCCAGGAGGGGCCTCCCTAATACTGAATTTATAGCAATGGTTTCCGCAGATGGCAGTTTCCTTGATCCTGACTTTGATGAACATCCATCACCCAGTACAAGAAGTTTGATGTGCTGCCGCATAGTTGCCATAATT TTTATAGTCCTCCTGGTGCTACGGCATACATTACCCATCATTATTGGTGGTGCTGGGGAGTATTCACTGACACTGTTCATG TTAGTAATCTTGAGAACTATTGGGATTCTGTTGCCGATATATGTAATGGTGAAAGCATTTACTGCTGTCCAGCGTTGTCGACACCAACAG GCTTCTCGAAACTCCCCCCTTCCCACATCAAATGAGGAAAATGGATTACCAATACACCAGCCACCCCGGCATCTCACTCACATGTGGTAA
- the LOC113761104 gene encoding uncharacterized protein LOC113761104 isoform X3, giving the protein MDTDVGTSLPKKLVECRICHDEDEESCMEVPCSCSGSLKYAHRRCVQKWCNEKGDTICEICRKSFKPGYTAPSPLTHYAGIARNFRNYPKSGWEISRRGLPNTEFIAMVSADGSFLDPDFDEHPSPSTRSLMCCRIVAIIFIVLLVLRHTLPIIIGGAGEYSLTLFMLVILRTIGILLPIYVMVKAFTAVQRCRHQQASRNSPLPTSNEENGLPIHQPPRHLTHMW; this is encoded by the exons ATGGATACTGACGTAGGTACGTCATTACCAAAGAAATTGGTGGAATGCAGGATTTGccatgatgaagatgaagagtCATGCATGGAGGTCCCTTGTTCATGCTCTGGCAGCTTGAAG TACGCTCACCGCAGATGTGTACAAAAGTGGTGCAATGAGAAGGGGGATACCATCTGTGAGATTTGCAGGAAG AGTTTCAAGCCTGGTTACACAGCACCATCTCCATTGACTCATTATGCTGGAATTGCGAGGAACTTCAG GAATTATCCCAAAAGTGGCTGGGAGATTTCCAGGAGGGGCCTCCCTAATACTGAATTTATAGCAATGGTTTCCGCAGATGGCAGTTTCCTTGATCCTGACTTTGATGAACATCCATCACCCAGTACAAGAAGTTTGATGTGCTGCCGCATAGTTGCCATAATT TTTATAGTCCTCCTGGTGCTACGGCATACATTACCCATCATTATTGGTGGTGCTGGGGAGTATTCACTGACACTGTTCATG TTAGTAATCTTGAGAACTATTGGGATTCTGTTGCCGATATATGTAATGGTGAAAGCATTTACTGCTGTCCAGCGTTGTCGACACCAACAG GCTTCTCGAAACTCCCCCCTTCCCACATCAAATGAGGAAAATGGATTACCAATACACCAGCCACCCCGGCATCTCACTCACATGTGGTAA
- the LOC113761104 gene encoding E3 ubiquitin-protein ligase MARCH2 isoform X2: MGDHFVLLVDRLLTESTLEAAIQTNNRLQHLSSVANEDNVAKFSPLRMDTDVGTSLPKKLVECRICHDEDEESCMEVPCSCSGSLKYAHRRCVQKWCNEKGDTICEICRKSFKPGYTAPSPLTHYAGIARNFSGWEISRRGLPNTEFIAMVSADGSFLDPDFDEHPSPSTRSLMCCRIVAIIFIVLLVLRHTLPIIIGGAGEYSLTLFMLVILRTIGILLPIYVMVKAFTAVQRCRHQQASRNSPLPTSNEENGLPIHQPPRHLTHMW; the protein is encoded by the exons ATGGGGGACCATTTTGTGTTGCTAGTAGATCGGTTGCTAACTGAATCCACTCTTGAAGCTGCTATCCAGACTAATAACCGGTTGCAGCATCTGTCATCCGTTGCTAATGAAGATAATGTTGCTAAATTTTCTCCCCTTAGGATGGATACTGACGTAGGTACGTCATTACCAAAGAAATTGGTGGAATGCAGGATTTGccatgatgaagatgaagagtCATGCATGGAGGTCCCTTGTTCATGCTCTGGCAGCTTGAAG TACGCTCACCGCAGATGTGTACAAAAGTGGTGCAATGAGAAGGGGGATACCATCTGTGAGATTTGCAGGAAG AGTTTCAAGCCTGGTTACACAGCACCATCTCCATTGACTCATTATGCTGGAATTGCGAGGAACTTCAG TGGCTGGGAGATTTCCAGGAGGGGCCTCCCTAATACTGAATTTATAGCAATGGTTTCCGCAGATGGCAGTTTCCTTGATCCTGACTTTGATGAACATCCATCACCCAGTACAAGAAGTTTGATGTGCTGCCGCATAGTTGCCATAATT TTTATAGTCCTCCTGGTGCTACGGCATACATTACCCATCATTATTGGTGGTGCTGGGGAGTATTCACTGACACTGTTCATG TTAGTAATCTTGAGAACTATTGGGATTCTGTTGCCGATATATGTAATGGTGAAAGCATTTACTGCTGTCCAGCGTTGTCGACACCAACAG GCTTCTCGAAACTCCCCCCTTCCCACATCAAATGAGGAAAATGGATTACCAATACACCAGCCACCCCGGCATCTCACTCACATGTGGTAA
- the LOC113761102 gene encoding protein STABILIZED1, translating to MVFIKTPDNQTLTINLNPCATTLKTLTSEIQRQLHLPVPLQRLYLSPRLISRPQDDGVLLSLLGVSPFSTLTLHVPLLGGVQPPAVPKNRLDFLNTKPPTNYVAGLGRGATGFTTRSDIGPARAAPDLPDRSIGAGSGGAAGVGRGRGKGGPGEEEEEEENEEKGYDENQKFDEFEGNDVGLFASAEYDDEDKEADAIWEAIDKRMDSRRKDRREARLKEEIEKYRASNPKITEQFAGLKRKLHTLSAEEWDSIPEIGDYSLRNKRKKFESFVPVPDTLLEKARQEQEHVTALDPRTRAAGGTETPWGQTPVTDLTAVGEGRGTVLSLKLDRLSDSVTGQTVVDPKGYLTDLKSLKINSDADIADIKKARLLLSSVIHSNPKHPPGWIAAARLEEVAGKLQVARQLIKKGCEECPKSEDIWVEACRLSNPEDAKAVIARGVKANPNSVKLWLEAARLEHDNVNKSRVLRKGLEHIPDSVRLWKAVVELANEEDARLLLQRAVECCPLHVELWLALARLETYDNAKKVLNKAREKLSKEPAIWITAAKLEEANGNTSMVGKIIERGIRALQREGLEIDRELWMKEAEAAERANSVVTCQAIIRHTIGIGVEEEDRKRTWVADAEECKKRGSIETARAIYAHALTVFLTKKSIWLKAAQLEKSHGTRESLDALLRKAVQYIPHAEVLWLMGAKEKWLAGDVPAARAILQEAYAAIPNSEEIWLAAFKLEFENHEPERARMLLAKARERGGTERVWMKSAIVERELGNTEEERRLLDEGLKSFPSFFKLWLMLGQLEERLGNLEQAKETYESGLKHCPNCIPLWLSLANLEEKVNGLSKARAVLTMARKKNPQNPELWLAAVRAEARHGNKKEAEILMSKALQECPNSGILWAANIEMAPRPQKKSRSSDAYKKCEQNPHVLAAVAKLFWHERKVDKARSYLNRAVTLAPDIGDFWALYYKFELQHGNEETQKDVIKRCVAAEPKHGEKWQAISKAVENSHQPTEAILKKVVVSLGKEENSAENSKD from the coding sequence ATGGTGTTCATCAAAACGCCCGataaccaaaccctaaccatCAATCTCAACCCCTGCGCCACCaccctcaaaaccctaaccaGTGAAATCCAACGCCAGCTCCACCTTCCAGTGCCCCTCCAACGCCTCTACCTCTCCCCTCGCCTTATTTCAAGACCCCAAGACGACGGCGTTCTACTCTCTCTCCTCGGCGTTTCTCCCTTTTCAACACTCACCTTACACGTCCCTCTACTCGGCGGCGTGCAACCCCCCGCGGTGCCGAAGAACCGTCTTGACTTCCTGAACACGAAACCCCCTACTAATTATGTTGCCGGGCTGGGCCGTGGTGCCACGGGCTTCACCACCCGTTCTGATATCGGCCCGGCCCGTGCTGCCCCTGATTTACCCGATCGCTCCATTGGTGCCGGCTCTGGTGGAGCTGCTGGAGTCGGCCGGGGGCGAGGGAAAGGCGGGCCCGGCGAGGAAGAGGAGGAAGAGGAGAATGAAGAGAAGGGGTACGATGAGAATCAGAAGTTTGATGAGTTCGAAGGAAACGACGTTGGGCTGTTTGCTTCGGCTGAATATGACGACGAGGATAAGGAGGCCGATGCTATATGGGAGGCGATTGATAAGAGGATGGACTCGAGGAGGAAGGATAGGAGGGAAGCTAGGTTAAAGGAAGAAATCGAGAAATATCGAGCGTCGAACCCCAAGATTACTGAGCAATTTGCAGGGTTGAAGAGGAAACTGCATACGCTGTCAGCTGAAGAATGGGACAGCATACCGGAAATTGGGGATTATTCATTGAGAAATAAGAGGAAGAAGTTCGAGAGTTTCGTCCCGGTTCCGGATACCCTTTTGGAAAAGGCGAGGCAGGAGCAAGAGCACGTGACGGCGTTGGATCCCCGGACTCGGGCAGCTGGTGGGACAGAGACTCCATGGGGTCAGACCCCTGTTACGGATTTGACTGCCGTTGGTGAAGGGAGAGGTACTGTGTTGTCTCTCAAGTTAGATAGGCTTTCAGATTCTGTTACTGGGCAAACTGTTGTTGATCCAAAGGGTTATTTGACtgatttgaaaagtttgaagaTTAATAGTGATGCTGATATAGCTGATATTAAGAAGGCTAGGCTGTTGCTGAGTTCTGTGATACATTCTAACCCTAAGCATCCGCCCGGTTGGATTGCTGCCGCGAGGTTGGAGGAGGTGGCTGGAAAGCTACAGGTTGCCAGGCAGCTTATTAAGAAGGGCTGCGAGGAGTGTCCCAAGAGTGAAGATATTTGGGTGGAGGCCTGTAGGTTGTCTAATCCGGAAGACGCGAAGGCAGTGATAGCAAGAGGAGTTAAGGCCAATCCAAATTCTGTTAAGTTGTGGTTGGAGGCTGCAAGGTTGGAGCATGATAATGTAAATAAGAGTAGGGTTTTAAGAAAGGGTCTTGAACATATTCCAGATTCTGTTAGGCTCTGGAAGGCAGTTGTGGAGCTTGCTAATGAAGAGGATGCGAGGCTTTTACTCCAGCGGGCTGTGGAGTGTTGCCCATTGCATGTGGAGTTGTGGCTTGCTCTTGCTAGGCTGGAAACTTATGACAACGCAAAGAAGGTACTTAATAAGGCCAGAGAGAAGCTTTCTAAAGAACCTGCTATATGGATTACTGCAGCCAAGTTGGAGGAAGCCAATGGTAATACTTCTATGGTTGGAAAGATCATAGAAAGGGGTATCAGGGCTTTACAGAGAGAAGGCTTGGAGATTGACAGAGAACTTTGGATGAAAGAGGCCGAGGCCGCTGAACGGGCTAATTCTGTTGTGACATGCCAAGCTATTATCCGTCATACCATCGGGATTGGGGTGGAGGAAGAAGATAGAAAGAGGACCTGGGTTGCTGATGCTGAAGAGTGCAAGAAGAGAGGTTCCATTGAAACAGCGAGGGCAATTTATGCTCATGCCCTCACTGTGTTTCTGACTAAGAAGAGTATATGGCTGAAAGCAGCACAGCTTGAAAAGAGCCACGGAACCAGGGAATCTCTTGATGCACTGTTGCGTAAGGCAGTCCAATATATACCACACGCTGAAGTTCTCTGGTTAATGGGGGCCAAGGAAAAGTGGCTTGCTGGTGATGTACCTGCAGCCCGTGCCATTCTTCAGGAAGCTTATGCTGCAATTCCTAATTCTGAGGAGATATGGCTCGCTGCTTTCAAACTTGAGTTTGAGAATCACGAGCCTGAGAGAGCACGGATGCTTCTAGCCAAAGCAAGAGAAAGGGGTGGCACAGAAAGAGTTTGGATGAAATCTGCAATCGTTGAGAGAGAGTTAGGGAACACAGAGGAGGAGAGGCGGCTGCTTGATGAAGGGCTCAAGAGCTTCCCTTCATTTTTCAAACTCTGGTTAATGCTAGGCCAGCTGGAGGAACGACTGGGTAATTTGGAGCAAGCAAAGGAAACGTACGAGTCAGGTCTTAAGCACTGTCCAAATTGTATTCCCCTCTGGCTCTCACTTGCTAATCTAGAGGAAAAGGTGAATGGTCTCAGTAAAGCTCGAGCTGTTTTAACAATGGCCAGGAAGAAGAATCCTCAGAATCCTGAACTGTGGCTTGCTGCAGTTCGGGCTGAAGCCCGGCATGGCAACAAGAAGGAAGCTGAAATATTGATGTCCAAGGCATTGCAAGAATGCCCCAATAGCGGCATTCTGTGGGCTGCAAACATTGAGATGGCTCCTCGGCCCCAAAAGAAGTCTAGGAGTTCCGATGCTTATAAAAAGTGTGAGCAGAATCCTCATGTCCTCGCTGCTGTGGCAAAGTTATTTTGGCATGAAAGGAAGGTTGACAAGGCTAGGAGTTATCTAAACAGGGCAGTTACTCTTGCTCCTGATATTGGTGACTTTTGGGCATTATACTACAAATTTGAACTTCAGCACGGGAATGAAGAGACTCAGAAAGATGTTATTAAGAGGTGTGTGGCCGCGGAACCAAAGCATGGCGAGAAATGGCAGGCCATATCAAAGGCAGTAGAAAATTCTCACCAGCCAACGGAAGCTATTTTAAAGAAGGTGGTTGTTTCATtgggaaaggaagaaaactcagCTGAGAATAGCAAAGATTGA
- the LOC113761103 gene encoding protein PIN-LIKES 2-like, whose protein sequence is MVFLDGESETKMRSKEQYIILSAVLPLLKLLCLTIFGLILAHPKTQFIPKATFKLLSKLVFALFLPCAIFIQLGESITVKNFTLWWFIPVNVLISTAIGCVLGFLVAIICRPPPEFFRFTVIVTAFGNTGNLPLAIVGSVCHSSSNPFGQECQRTGVAYVSLAQWVSALLVCTLVYHMMEPPVDHYEVVEVEQGEIQEHVSTNDLSRPLLVEAEWPGMEENETEHCKTPFIARVFTCVSSISESNLPNPDSLEEGEPRSPESIRCLAEPRMVRRIRIVAEQTPVRQILQPPMIATILAFIIGMVPPIKSVVYGDDAPLNFVTDSLEMVAAPLVPAVILGIGAMLAEGTDNNESRLGIRTTVGIIVARLLVLPLIGIGVVYLAGKANFVIHGDQMYIFVLLLQYTTPSAILFGAVASLRGYAVSEASAVLFWQHIFALFSISLYIILYFKLLLYNVEV, encoded by the coding sequence ATGGTATTTTTAGATGGAGAAAGTGAAACAAAGATGAGGTCCAAAGAACAATATATTATTCTTAGTGCAGTGCTACCGCTGTTGAAACTCCTTTGTCTTACAATTTTTGGGTTAATTCTTGCCCATCCCAAAACACAATTTATTCCAAAGGCTACATTCAAACTTCTAAGTAAGCTtgtttttgctttgtttttgccTTGTGCTATATTCATTCAGCTGGGAGAATCGATTACTGTCAAGAATTTCACGCTATGGTGGTTTATACCTGTAAATGTGCTTATTAGTACTGCCATTGGTTGTGTTTTGGGGTTCTTGGTGGCGATCATTTGCAGGCCGCCTCCGGAATTTTTTAGATTCACCGTAATTGTGACGGCATTTGGGAACACGGGCAATCTGCCACTTGCTATTGTTGGATCGGTATGCCATAGTTCCAGTAATCCGTTTGGTCAAGAATGCCAAAGGACAGGAGTGGCTTATGTATCTTTGGCCCAATGGGTGTCAGCGCTTCTTGTTTGTACCCTTGTTTACCACATGATGGAGCCCCCAGTGGATCATTATGAGGTTGTTGAGGTTGAGCAGGGCGAGATTCAGGAACACGTGTCTACCAATGATCTTAGCAGGCCGCTTCTTGTGGAAGCTGAGTGGCCTGGAATGGAAGAGAATGAAACCGAGCACTGCAAAACACCATTTATTGCAAGGGTTTTTACATGTGTTTCGAGCATTTCAGAAAGTAATCTTCCTAATCCTGATTCTCTGGAGGAGGGAGAACCCAGGAGTCCAGAATCTATTAGATGTTTGGCAGAGCCAAGGATGGTTAGGAGAATAAGAATTGTTGCTGAACAAACTCCTGTGCGCCAAATTCTTCAGCCACCGATGATTGCTACAATCTTGGCTTTTATTATTGGAATGGTTCCACCCATAAAATCTGTTGTTTATGGTGATGATGCCCCACTTAATTTTGTTACAGATAGTTTAGAAATGGTGGCTGCACCACTGGTGCCCGCAGTGATCTTGGGTATTGGAGCTATGCTTGCAGAGGGTACAGATAACAATGAATCTAGGCTTGGGATTCGAACAACTGTTGGCATCATTGTTGCAAGACTATTAGTACTTCCGTTGATTGGGATTGGGGTAGTTTATCTGGCTGGTAAAGCGAACTTTGTTATCCATGGGGATCAAATGTACATATTTGTGCTTCTATTGCAGTACACAACACCAAGTGCCATCTTATTTGGAGCAGTTGCTAGCTTGAGGGGATATGCTGTTAGTGAAGCTTCGGCAGTACTCTTCTGGCAACACATTTTTGCTCTGTTTTCAATTTCGTTATACATCATATTGTACTTCAAACTATTACTTTATAATGTTGAAGTATAA
- the LOC113761105 gene encoding uncharacterized protein LOC113761105, producing the protein MRTRIGGGSCYSLSIGIAPTCFSLFRGNQRNIHQTLVFLRSDRDFTSEKPLPGKYSIQCSEKQSQNVLRTCKNCKTQFDPLLNHPRACRFHTAHFGGETKRKFESVYTGGTMDTPDSGMVFQYWHCCGSEDPFDPGCTAAPHASYDD; encoded by the exons ATGAGAACCCGAATAGGAGGAGGATCCTGTTACAGTTTATCAATAGGAATTGCACCAAcatgcttttctctttttcgtGGAAACCAAAGAAATATCCATCAGACTCTTGTTTTCCTGAGGTCAGACCGAGATTTTACTTCAGAGAAGCCATTGCCCGGAAAATACTCTATCCAATGCTCAGAAAAGCAATCCCAGAATGTACTTAGAACCTGCAAAAATTGCAAGACCCAATTCGACCCTTTACTCAATCACCCCCGTGCTTGCCGTTTTCACACTGCTCATTTCGGAG GagaaacaaagaggaagtttgAGAGTGTATATACTGGGGGAACTATGGACACCCCAGACTCTGGGATGGTCTTTCAATACTGGCATTGCTGTGGTTCTGAAGACCCCTTTGACCCCGGTTGTACTGCTGCACCACATGCTTCATATGATGATTAA
- the LOC113760402 gene encoding ELL-associated factor 2-like isoform X2, whose product MANINKNEPSTAPLPDRWYNLTLGSSFKDHQPSSKFCTLRYEFKPASIDKNQPGTLHKNKDNRITVEFQNNQAGKPKVTFEGSSEDYKENDAVLFFDGESFRLERLHRAVKRLRHVRLPGESASAAVAAAAAAGSSSASGGPAVEAGSPPVAKGNKLPFNKTTIPAVPVEVERIEIGGFKSSDAKPRNEKVDDHPPVQENESNASPDKMDDLVEQLDILNDDDDDVANGGNNDVKEYHTGIDINIPHQNDTDDEIADVDASDDEADKGRNAAEALRAQVNAEEREEQTSSSSGSSGSESSRSGSGSGSGSGSGSSSSDSDSSDDDSVNSI is encoded by the exons atggcAAACATCAATAAAAACGAGCCCAGCACGGCCCCACTGCCCGATCGATGGTACAATTTAACCCTAGGCTCCTCATTCAAAGACCACCAGCCTTCTTCCAAGTTCTGCACTTTACGAT ATGAATTTAAACCCGCATCAATTGATAAGAATCAACCGGGAACATTGCACAAGAACAAGGACAATAGAATTACGgttgaatttcaaaacaatCAAGCAGGGAAGCCCAAGGTCACGTTTGAGGGCAGCAGTGAGGATTACAAGGAGAACGACGCCGTTTTGTTCTTCGACGGTGAGTCTTTTCGGCTTGAGCGCCTCCACCGGGCGGTCAAGCGGCTGAGGCATGTAAGGCTGCCTGGCGAATCTGCGTCTGCTGCTGTGGCGGCGGCAGCGGCTGCTGGTAGTTCGTCGGCTTCAGGTGGACCAGCTGTTGAGGCTGGCTCGCCGCCTGTTGCAAAGGGGAATAAATTGCCTTTCAACAAAACCACAATTCCGGCTGTCCCG GTTGAGGTGGAAAGGATTGAAATTGGAGGGTTCAAAAGCTCAG ATGCAAAACCCAGGAATGAGAAAGTTGATGACCATCCTCCTgttcaagaaaatgaatcaaatgCATCACCTGACAAGATGGATGATCTGGTGGAACAATTGGATATATTGAATGACGATGATGATGATGTAGCAAATGGAGGAAATAATGACGTGAAAGAGTATCATACAGGAATCGATATTAATATACCGCATCAAAATGATACAGATGATGAGATAGCTGATGTGGATGCTAGTGATGATGAAGCTGATAAGGGACGTAATGCTGCAGAAGCCCTTCGAGCACAGGTGAATGCAGAGGAAAGGGAGGAGCAAACTTCAAGCTCTAGCGGTAGTAGTGGGAGCGAGAGCAGTAGAAGCGGAAGTGGGAGTGGAAGTGGCAGTGGGAGTGGGAGCAGCAGTAGTGATAGTGACAGCAGTGACGATGACTCAGTTAATTCTATTTGA
- the LOC113760402 gene encoding ell-associated factor Eaf-like isoform X1, producing MANINKNEPSTAPLPDRWYNLTLGSSFKDHQPSSKFCTLRYEFKPASIDKNQPGTLHKNKDNRITVEFQNNQAGKPKVTFEGSSEDYKENDAVLFFDGESFRLERLHRAVKRLRHVRLPGESASAAVAAAAAAGSSSASGGPAVEAGSPPVAKGNKLPFNKTTIPAVPVEVERIEIGGFKSSGADAKPRNEKVDDHPPVQENESNASPDKMDDLVEQLDILNDDDDDVANGGNNDVKEYHTGIDINIPHQNDTDDEIADVDASDDEADKGRNAAEALRAQVNAEEREEQTSSSSGSSGSESSRSGSGSGSGSGSGSSSSDSDSSDDDSVNSI from the exons atggcAAACATCAATAAAAACGAGCCCAGCACGGCCCCACTGCCCGATCGATGGTACAATTTAACCCTAGGCTCCTCATTCAAAGACCACCAGCCTTCTTCCAAGTTCTGCACTTTACGAT ATGAATTTAAACCCGCATCAATTGATAAGAATCAACCGGGAACATTGCACAAGAACAAGGACAATAGAATTACGgttgaatttcaaaacaatCAAGCAGGGAAGCCCAAGGTCACGTTTGAGGGCAGCAGTGAGGATTACAAGGAGAACGACGCCGTTTTGTTCTTCGACGGTGAGTCTTTTCGGCTTGAGCGCCTCCACCGGGCGGTCAAGCGGCTGAGGCATGTAAGGCTGCCTGGCGAATCTGCGTCTGCTGCTGTGGCGGCGGCAGCGGCTGCTGGTAGTTCGTCGGCTTCAGGTGGACCAGCTGTTGAGGCTGGCTCGCCGCCTGTTGCAAAGGGGAATAAATTGCCTTTCAACAAAACCACAATTCCGGCTGTCCCG GTTGAGGTGGAAAGGATTGAAATTGGAGGGTTCAAAAGCTCAG GTGCAGATGCAAAACCCAGGAATGAGAAAGTTGATGACCATCCTCCTgttcaagaaaatgaatcaaatgCATCACCTGACAAGATGGATGATCTGGTGGAACAATTGGATATATTGAATGACGATGATGATGATGTAGCAAATGGAGGAAATAATGACGTGAAAGAGTATCATACAGGAATCGATATTAATATACCGCATCAAAATGATACAGATGATGAGATAGCTGATGTGGATGCTAGTGATGATGAAGCTGATAAGGGACGTAATGCTGCAGAAGCCCTTCGAGCACAGGTGAATGCAGAGGAAAGGGAGGAGCAAACTTCAAGCTCTAGCGGTAGTAGTGGGAGCGAGAGCAGTAGAAGCGGAAGTGGGAGTGGAAGTGGCAGTGGGAGTGGGAGCAGCAGTAGTGATAGTGACAGCAGTGACGATGACTCAGTTAATTCTATTTGA